The following are from one region of the Syngnathus acus chromosome 10, fSynAcu1.2, whole genome shotgun sequence genome:
- the spon2b gene encoding spondin-2b isoform X1: MIMDTSTSISSTSDAILGLVVVTMLTLGHGVHPMPVPTNIPICTAVEPAQYNLTFIGKWSQAAFPKQYPVYRPPAQWSKLVGVTHSSDYHMWQRNGFASNGVREFTEKGEAWTLMKEVEQAGEKIQSVYGIFSAPAVIGGTGQSNTVVEVFARHSYLSFIVRLVPSPDWFVGADSVDLCHGDQWKDSVSLELFPYDAGTDSGFTFSSPNFETMPQDKITQITSSFPNHPANSFYYPRLKHLPPIAKVTLTKIRKTNQIISLPAEPTQSNLLPTGNEIEDNLIKTPLDCEVSAWSPWGLCKGKCGDTALQYRTRYVLLHHANNGVPCPLLEEKRTCVLDNCL, from the exons ATGATCATGGACACCTCGACAAGTATCTCCTCCACCAGCGATGCCATTCTTGGCCTCGTGGTGGTCACGATGCTGACACTGGGCCACGGTGTCCATCCGATGCCCGTGCCGACAAACATCCCCATCTGCACTGCCGTAGAACCAGCCCAGTACAATTTGACCTTCATTGGCAAGTGGTCACAGGCAGCATTCCCCAAACAGTATCCTGTCTACCGCCCCCCTGCACAATGGTCCAAACTTGTCG GTGTGACCCACAGCTCCGACTACCACATGTGGCAGCGTAATGGCTTTGCCAGCAACGGAGTGAGGGAGTTCACAGAGAAAGGCGAAGCTTGGACGCTCATGAAGGAAGTCGAGCAGGCCGGAGAAAAGATTCAGAGCGTTTATGGCATCTTCTCAGCTCCTGCTGTCATAGGAGGCACCGGCCAGAGCAACACTGTGGTTGAGGTCTTTGCCAGACACTCTTAT CTGTCGTTTATTGTGCGCCTTGTTCCGAGCCCCGACTGGTTCGTGGGAGCGGATAGTGTGGACCTCTGCCACGGTGACCAATGGAAAGACAGCGTGTCTCTGGAGCTCTTCCCATATGATGCTGGGACCGACAGCGGCTTCACGTTCTCCTCACCCAACTTCGAGACCATGCCACAAGACAAAATCACTCAG ATAACCTCTTCCTTCCCCAACCACCCCGCCAATTCCTTCTACTACCCCCGACTGAAGCACCTCCCACCAATCGCCAAGGTAACGCTGACCAAGATAAGGAAGACCAATCAGATAATAAGCCTTCCAGCGGAGCCCACCCAGTCCAACCTGCTGCCAACGGGGAATGAGATTGAGGACAACCTCATAA AAACGCCGCTGGACTGTGAGGTGTCAGCATGGTCTCCCTGGGGCCTGTGCAAAGGCAAGTGCGGAGATACCGCTCTGCAGTACCGCACACGCTATGTCCTTCTGCACCATGCCAACAATGGAGTACCCTGCCCCCTGCTGGAGGAGAAGCGGACGTGCGTGCTGGACAATTGCTTATGA
- the spon2b gene encoding spondin-2b isoform X2 — MIMDTSTSISSTSDAILGLVVVTMLTLGHGVHPMPVPTNIPICTAVEPAQYNLTFIGKWSQAAFPKQYPVYRPPAQWSKLVGVTHSSDYHMWQRNGFASNGVREFTEKGEAWTLMKEVEQAGEKIQSVYGIFSAPAVIGGTGQSNTVVEVFARHSYLSFIVRLVPSPDWFVGADSVDLCHGDQWKDSVSLELFPYDAGTDSGFTFSSPNFETMPQDKITQITSSFPNHPANSFYYPRLKHLPPIAKVTLTKIRKTNQIISLPAEPTQSNLLPTGNEIEDNLIRHNAIFQQTIHPSVPRVILLLFHFMLKQIWTQTDKLGCQRHSLAFILILKR, encoded by the exons ATGATCATGGACACCTCGACAAGTATCTCCTCCACCAGCGATGCCATTCTTGGCCTCGTGGTGGTCACGATGCTGACACTGGGCCACGGTGTCCATCCGATGCCCGTGCCGACAAACATCCCCATCTGCACTGCCGTAGAACCAGCCCAGTACAATTTGACCTTCATTGGCAAGTGGTCACAGGCAGCATTCCCCAAACAGTATCCTGTCTACCGCCCCCCTGCACAATGGTCCAAACTTGTCG GTGTGACCCACAGCTCCGACTACCACATGTGGCAGCGTAATGGCTTTGCCAGCAACGGAGTGAGGGAGTTCACAGAGAAAGGCGAAGCTTGGACGCTCATGAAGGAAGTCGAGCAGGCCGGAGAAAAGATTCAGAGCGTTTATGGCATCTTCTCAGCTCCTGCTGTCATAGGAGGCACCGGCCAGAGCAACACTGTGGTTGAGGTCTTTGCCAGACACTCTTAT CTGTCGTTTATTGTGCGCCTTGTTCCGAGCCCCGACTGGTTCGTGGGAGCGGATAGTGTGGACCTCTGCCACGGTGACCAATGGAAAGACAGCGTGTCTCTGGAGCTCTTCCCATATGATGCTGGGACCGACAGCGGCTTCACGTTCTCCTCACCCAACTTCGAGACCATGCCACAAGACAAAATCACTCAG ATAACCTCTTCCTTCCCCAACCACCCCGCCAATTCCTTCTACTACCCCCGACTGAAGCACCTCCCACCAATCGCCAAGGTAACGCTGACCAAGATAAGGAAGACCAATCAGATAATAAGCCTTCCAGCGGAGCCCACCCAGTCCAACCTGCTGCCAACGGGGAATGAGATTGAGGACAACCTCATAA GACATAACGCAATCTTCCAGCAGACCATCCATCCTTCAGTGCCTCGCGTCATCCTTCTGCTTTTCCACTTTATGCTGAAGCAAATTTGGACTCAAACTGACAAACTAGGTTGTCAAAGGCATTCCCTTGCTTTCATTCTGATTCTCAAAAGATAG